Within the Telopea speciosissima isolate NSW1024214 ecotype Mountain lineage chromosome 4, Tspe_v1, whole genome shotgun sequence genome, the region TGGTGAGTTGGTACTACAAATCGCATGTAATCTGATTGTAAATCGGATAACGAAATGAAATAGACATCGATAAAATTGGACTAAATACAaaatgattctgatttttggTTGATCATATTCggtatgattttgatttcaccttgGTCAAAATTTAAACCTAACTAGAAACGGATTAAATAACGAGAAACCAACCAATTAAACCCCACTAAAAAAAACTCCTCGTTGAGGGTGGAATTCAATCCCAATACCTCGTCAAaagcatggttttaaaaatcaggaATCAGATTGGTGAATCGGCCGATTCGGATTGGAATAGGTTGATCCCGATCTGGATTTTCACTACTCTTAATCGTTGCTTCCTGAATCAGAATTGGAAGGCCGAATCAGATCCAAACCGGCTGATTCCGAGTCATATATAACTTCACAAACCTATATGAACCAATGACAGAGTCGAATGAAACTATAACCAGACGCCCAACCAATTCGGCTGTTTGTTCAAATGTGGTTTTTGAgtctctttgattttttttgttttgtttttggagacaggagggtTATCCGACTTTAGGCTGATTAAATCCTCCTGGGTTCATACATGACTCCCACACCACGCATAAACCGGAAGTTTCTGGGCCTTGATAAACCTCAAGAAATTATGCATCGATGAAAGTTTGATCATGaaacctcgcttcctgaggtgGAATCACATCGATATTTCTTTTGATGGTTTATGGCTGAGCTAAAGTGGAGAACTGTAAGTTCCTAAGGTACCAAGTACTAACTAGTAACAATCCCGACTAACTGACAAATAGATGAACCAAATCTCATGGAGCCTGCACCGCTTTCGACATCTTCTAAAGAGCTGCATTGCCGAGAGAGATCTGTCCACCGGCAAATCACTTCAAACGCTCTACGTAAAATCTCAAGTTCCTCCTTCCACCTACTTCGCCAACCACTTCATCATCCTCTACTCCAAATGCGGTTGCCTCTCCACGGCACGCAAGGCCTTCGACCACACCCCTCACCCAAATGTCTTCTCTTTCAATGCCATAATCTGCGCTTACGCCAAAGAGTCACAAACCCACATTGCCCGCCAGTTGTTCGATCAAATTCCCCAACCTGACATCGTCTCTTATAACACTCTCATCTCTGCTTACGCTGACCGTGGAGAGACCTCACCTGCACTGCATTTGTTCTCTGAAATGCGTGATATGGGTCTCGACTTGGACGGGTTCACTCTCTCTGCTGCCATCACAGCCTGTTGTGACGACGTCGCTTTGATTAAACAAATTCATTCTTTAGCAGTTTATGGTGGGTTCGATTCCTTTGTTTCCGTAACCAATTCATTGGTTACTTACTACAGCAAGAACGGCTATTTAGACGAGGCCAAACGAATTTTTTATGAAATGGGTTCGATTAAAGACGAGGTTTCGTGGAATACCATGATTGTTGCATATGGGCAACACAGGGAAGGATCTAAGGCTCTGGAACTGTTTCAGGAAATGACTCGCATGTGTTTGAAAGTGGACATATATACGTTGGCCAGTGTTATGACCGCCTTTACGTGCTTGGAGGATCTATCTGGCGGGGTTCAGTTTCATGCGCAGTTGATTAAAACCGGTTTTCATCAAAATTCCCATGTTGGGAGTGGTTTGATCGATTTGTATTCTAAATGCGGAAATGGCATTTCTGATGCTGAAAAAGTCTTTGAAGAGATCCCTGAACCGGATTTGGTTCTTTGGAACACCATGATTTCTGGTTATTCTCAAAATGAGGAATCCTCTGAAGAGGCTCTAGATTGCTTCCGGCAGATGCAACAGTTTGGCTACCGCCCTGATGATTGCAGCTTTGTCTGCGTGATTAGTGCATGCTCAAACCTGTCATCTCCATCACAGGGGAAACAAATGCATTCTTTGGCCATAAAATCTGACATCCCAACAAATAGAATATCGGTTAGCAATGCACTAATTGCAATGTACTCAAAATGTGGCAATCTGCACGATGCTAGACGGTTATTTGAGCGGATGCCAGAGCATAATAAAGTCTCATTCAATTCGATGATAGCAGGTTATGCACAGCACGGGCATGGAACTGAATCAGTACTTCTGTTCCAAAAAATGCTTGAACTGGATATTGAACCTACAAGCATCACCTTCATTTCTGTCCTCTCCGCATGTGCACACACTGGAAAGGTAGAGGAAGGTTGGAGTTATTTCAATTTGATGGATGAGAAATTTGGGATCAAACCACATGAAGAACACTATTCTTGCATGATTGATCTCTTGGGCCGAGCAGGCAAATTGAATGAAGCTGAGAAGCTGATTGAGATGATGCCATTTGACCCTGGTTCTGTTGGTTGGGCAGCATTGCTTGGTGCCTGTAGGACTCATGGGAACATTGAGCTGGGAGCTAAAGCTGCCAGACAGTTTCTACAGCTGGAACCTTTCAATGCTGCTCCCTACGTCATTCTTTCAAATATGTATGCCAGTGCTGGTAAATGGGAAGAGTTTGCAACTGTTAGAAaaatgatgagagagagaggagtgaaGAAGAAACCAGGCTGTAGTTGGATTGAGGTGAATAAGAGGATCCATGTATTTGTTGCTGAAGATAGTTCACACCCCAagataaaagaaatatataagTTCTTGGAAGAGATGTCAAAGAAGATGAAACAAGCTGGGTATGTGCCAGATGTGAGATGGGCTTTGGTTAAGGATGATGGTACaggggaagaggagaaagaaaagatgtTAGGGCACCATAGCGAGAAGCTTGCCATTGCATTTGGGTTGATAAGCACTCGAGATGGGGAGCCAATCCTTGTGGTTAAGAACCTCAGGATATGTGGGGATTGCCATAATGCAATCAAATTCATTTCTATCATTGTTGGGAGGGAGATTACTGTTAGGGATGCACATAGATTCCACTGCTTCAAGGAAGGGACTTGTTCATGTGGAGATTATTGGTGACCATGGAAGTTTCTTCAATCGTATGCAGCTTTTCTACATTGAGAGGAGGCATACCCAGGCTTAGCCCACTCATTACTATAAAGGCAAAGCATTTTGGACTCGGACATGACTGGCAGGGTTTCTTCAATCTTATGCTGATTTTCTGCATTGAGAGGAGGCATAGCCAGGCTTAGTCCACTCATTACTACAAAGGCAAAGCATTTTGGACTCGGACATGACCGGCAGGGTGTACAACTTTACCGTCAACAACTAACCCACTGAGTGTTGCCAGTTACCATTGACCTATGATCTAGAGAAGTTGACCAGACAAACGAAAGGAGTGCTCAGAAATGCTTCATTGTAGTAACACTTGCTCAATTCATTTGTATCTGAGATCGTGGTTGGTTTCTTGCCGAAGGAATAGCTGAacttgttttggttttggataGATATACAAAAGAGAGTTTCCTGGCGTGAACAGCTATGGAAAACAGTTTATTGAATCATATAGGTTTGTGAAGTTGTTGAATCAACAACATATTCatcagagaaaagaaaaactgggaaaaagaaattgaataaCAGGCTTTTGTCATATCCAGTTTGCAGGGTGTGTGAGTTGCAAATTTGATGTGGGGGGAGAGGAACTTGAGACCAACTTTTTTCAGGAAATAAACCTCAATTAGAGGTGGTTTTGCTAGACTCAGCCAGAAAGCTTTCTTATGCTTGGTGGAGAGCACATGGTTGACAGATGAACCGAAATGGTTCTCATTTTGTGCCACCCG harbors:
- the LOC122657423 gene encoding pentatricopeptide repeat-containing protein At3g49710 yields the protein MNQISWSLHRFRHLLKSCIAERDLSTGKSLQTLYVKSQVPPSTYFANHFIILYSKCGCLSTARKAFDHTPHPNVFSFNAIICAYAKESQTHIARQLFDQIPQPDIVSYNTLISAYADRGETSPALHLFSEMRDMGLDLDGFTLSAAITACCDDVALIKQIHSLAVYGGFDSFVSVTNSLVTYYSKNGYLDEAKRIFYEMGSIKDEVSWNTMIVAYGQHREGSKALELFQEMTRMCLKVDIYTLASVMTAFTCLEDLSGGVQFHAQLIKTGFHQNSHVGSGLIDLYSKCGNGISDAEKVFEEIPEPDLVLWNTMISGYSQNEESSEEALDCFRQMQQFGYRPDDCSFVCVISACSNLSSPSQGKQMHSLAIKSDIPTNRISVSNALIAMYSKCGNLHDARRLFERMPEHNKVSFNSMIAGYAQHGHGTESVLLFQKMLELDIEPTSITFISVLSACAHTGKVEEGWSYFNLMDEKFGIKPHEEHYSCMIDLLGRAGKLNEAEKLIEMMPFDPGSVGWAALLGACRTHGNIELGAKAARQFLQLEPFNAAPYVILSNMYASAGKWEEFATVRKMMRERGVKKKPGCSWIEVNKRIHVFVAEDSSHPKIKEIYKFLEEMSKKMKQAGYVPDVRWALVKDDGTGEEEKEKMLGHHSEKLAIAFGLISTRDGEPILVVKNLRICGDCHNAIKFISIIVGREITVRDAHRFHCFKEGTCSCGDYW